The window GACTACACGGCGGACGGCACCCTGCGCTCGATCGAGGCGAGCCTGCGGCGGCTGCGCACCGACCGGCTCGACTACGTATGGATCCACGATCCGGCGGTCGACTTCCACGGCGACCGTTGGCGCGAGGTATTCGACATCGCGATGTCGGGCGCGGCCAAGGCGCTGTCGCGGCTGCGCGAGGAAAAGGTCATCAGGGGCTGGGGGCTGGGCGTGAACCGTATCGAGCCCTGCGCACTGGCGCTGGAGCGTGCCGACCCCGACGGCTTCCTGCTGGCCGGGCGCTATACGCTGCTCGATCACGCCGGCGCGCTCGCGCGCCTGATGCCGGCCAGCGCAGCGCGCGGACTCGGCATCGTCGTCGGCGGCCCCTACAACTCCGGCGTGCTGGCCGGCGGCCAGCACTTCGAGTATCAGCCCGCGCCACCGGAGATGCTCGGACGCGTCGCGCGCGTCCGGCGCATCTGCGACCGCTTCGGCGTGGATGTGAAGGCGGTCGCGCTGCAGTTCCCGCTTGCCCATCCGGCCGTCGCGGGCGTCATTCCCGGCGCGAGCCGGCCAGGCCGCATCGATGAGAACCTCCGGCTGGCGGCAGCACCGATTCCCGCGGAATTGTGGGAAACGCTCAAGGCCGAGCGGCTGATCGACGTCAATGCACCCACGCCGGCCGGCAACGCATGACGCTAGGCAAAGCGCTGCCGCCTTGACTCCGGGCGCGGCAGCAACGGGGCGTACTCGTGCAATTCCCGTGGGGCGATGTCGAAGGCACGCCGAAAGGCGCGGGTAAAGCTCGAGGCGTCCTTGAAGCCCAGTCCCGAGGCGATGTCCTGGACTTCCAGGTGCGGAAAGCGCACCAGCTCATCGGCCGCCATGCGCAGCCTGCGGTTGCGGATATAGGCCGCCAGGCCACCTTCATGCTCGAACATGCGGTACACGCTGGCACGTGAGAGCTGCAGCGAGGCCAGCACGCTTTCGGGCGACAGATCCGGATCGTGCAGCCGCGCCTCGACATGCCGCCGTACCTGCCCGTAGGCCGCGGCGCGCACCGCTGCGCGGGCGCTGCCGGCAAGGCCTGCCTGGTGACTGAAGGCGGCAACGAGCAGCTCCACCGCGGTGAC of the Cupriavidus malaysiensis genome contains:
- a CDS encoding aldo/keto reductase, with protein sequence MRITLPSPLGFGTAPLGNMYRDIPHEEALATVDTTWQSGIRYFDAAPLYGAGLAELRLGEALAGRPRDAYSLGTKVGRLILDEQEDASQRDLGEKGGLFRHGLPNKIVYDYTADGTLRSIEASLRRLRTDRLDYVWIHDPAVDFHGDRWREVFDIAMSGAAKALSRLREEKVIRGWGLGVNRIEPCALALERADPDGFLLAGRYTLLDHAGALARLMPASAARGLGIVVGGPYNSGVLAGGQHFEYQPAPPEMLGRVARVRRICDRFGVDVKAVALQFPLAHPAVAGVIPGASRPGRIDENLRLAAAPIPAELWETLKAERLIDVNAPTPAGNA